Proteins co-encoded in one Oreochromis aureus strain Israel breed Guangdong linkage group 3, ZZ_aureus, whole genome shotgun sequence genomic window:
- the LOC120438310 gene encoding uncharacterized protein LOC120438310, with protein MKLAFACTAHKVQGMTMESAVVCLKRVFEPGMAYVALSRTTSLKGLYITDFDERKIYADPAITDALKNMRHASFENARPLLQFLKSVVPTVPTLTIIHHNAQGLPTHMEDMRCHHELSLADVLCITETHLSGSSVSPRFQLEQYNMATRNRHVSYTNHTDMAKVNGGGVAMYYKTVLTAESRKYLQNVTDLEFVVIKVESPVTALIATVYRPPNYSHVRFLPQMQCLLDSLEMMNCQPIIVCGDFNEDLMSRGKKPIQELFQSRGYAQLITAATTEKHTLIDHLYISQPYACLQSGVLNTYHSYHNPIYCVIH; from the coding sequence ATGAAGTTGGCCTTTGCATGTACAGCTCACAAAGTACAAGGCATGACAATGGAGTCAGCAGTAGTATGTTTGAAGCGTGTTTTTGAGCCTGGAATGGCCTATGTCGCACTCAGCCGCACAACCTCACTTAAAGGACTGTACATCACAGACTTTGATGAAAGGAAAATCTATGCTGATCCTGCCATCACAGATGCACTCAAAAATATGAGACATGCATCATTTGAGAATGCAAGACCACTGTTGCAATTCTTAAAATCAGTTGTTCCCACAGTCCCCACATTGACAATTATCCATCACAATGCACAAGGTCTCCCAACTCACATGGAGGACATGAGATGCCACCATGAACTCAGCCTTGCTGATGTTTTATGCATAACAGAAACTCACTTGTCTGGATCATCAGTTTCTCCCCGCTTCCAGCTGGAACAATACAACATGGCCACACGCAACAGACACGTCTCTTACACAAACCATACAGACATGGCAAAGGTAAATGGCGGTGGAGTTGCAATGTACTACAAAACAGTTCTTACAGCAGAGTCTCGAAAATACCTGCAAAATGTGACTGACCTTGAATTTGTTGTTATCAAGGTTGAATCGCCAGTCACAGCTTTGATAGCAACTGTATACAGGCCACCAAATTACAGCCACGTGAGGTTTTTACCACAAATGCAATGTCTTTTGGACTCATTGGAAATGATGAATTGCCAACCAATTATTGTTTGTGGAGATTTCAATGAGGACCTTAtgagcagaggaaaaaaacccatccAAGAACTGTTTCAGTCAAGAGGATATGCACAACTTATTACTGCTGCAACTACCGAAAAACACACATTGATTGATCACCTTTACATATCACAGCCATACGCCTGCCTCCAATCAGGTGTTCTGAATACATATCACAGTTATCACAACCCCATTTATTGTGTAATTCACTAA